In the Nitratidesulfovibrio sp. genome, GAAGACCCTTTTGGAAAAGGGTCTTCTCCCCTTCCCCCGTTTGCATTGCAGTTGCTTTTACCCGTGATGGTGGTGCACATCGCCGCCGGTGTGGGTGTGCACGTGGGTGTGGGGCGTATGGGTGGCGATGCGGACGATGCCGTCCCGTACGCTGAGAAAGCTGTCGCAGGTCTGGGCCAGAAAGTCCCAGTCGTGCGAGATGATCAGGTGGGTGGGGCTGTGCGCGGCCAGGATGGCGATGAGCCGGTCGCGGGTGCGCGGGTCGAGGTCGTTGGTGGGCTCGTCCAGCAGCAGGGCCTGCGGCTGCATGGCCAGCACGGCGGCCAGGGCGATCATCTTTTTTTCGCCGCCGGACAGGCGGTGGGTAACCCGGCTGGCGAACCCGGCAAAGCCCAGCCGTTCCAGGGTGGCCTCGGCCACGTGGCGGGCCTGTGCGGGGGATGCGCCGTGGTTCAGTGGGCCGAAGGCCACGTCTTCGAGCACGGTGGGGCAGAACAGCTGGTCGTCGGAATTCTGGAACAGAAAGCCCACCTCGCGGCGCAGCGGCGCAAAGTCGGCCTCGCGAGTCAGGGGCACGCCGTGGTGCAGCACGTGGCCGGACTGTGGCCGCAACAACCCCATGAGCAGGAGCAGCAGGGTGGACTTGCCGCTGCCGTTGTGGCCCAGAAGGCCGATGCGCCGCCCCGGGCGCAATGCCAGCGAGGCCCCGCGCAATACCGGGTCCGCGCTGCCGGGATAGGTGAAATGGATGTCTTGTACGGCTGCCAGTGGCGGCGCGGCGTCGGTGTCGGGATGGGGATGCGGATGGTCGTGTCCGTGCCCGTTTTTGTGCCCGTGCCCGCTTTCGTGCGCGTGTTCGTCATCGTGGTCATGCTCGTGGCTGGGCACATGGCTGGAGGCAGTGGGGCAGGGCTGTCCGTTGTCGGGCGGGGTGGCGGCGGTGCTCATGGCAGTCCGGTAAGGGGCTGAAGGATGTCGGCGGCCAGCAGCGTGACCGCGCACAGGATGATGGCGGCGGCCAGCGGGCGGTCACCGGGGTGTCCGGCGGGTTCGGCCAGCATGTGGAAGCGCCCGGCAAAACCGCGCAGGCGCATGGCCTGCCCTACGCGCTCGGCTCGGTCAAAGCTGCGCACCAGCACCATGCCCGCAAGGTTGGCGTAGGTGCGGTAGGTGTGCGCGTTGGTGCCGGGGATGAAACCGCGCACTTTGGCGGCGGTGCGCAGGCGGTGGTATTCCTGGGCCACCACGTGCAACTGGCGCCAGGTGAACAGCAGCAGCAGCGCCAGCTTGTCCGGCAGCCCCAGCCCGGCCACGGCATGGCCCACGGCGGTGATGTCCGAGGTGCCTGCCAGGGCGATGAAGGCCAGCACGATGGCGTTGGATTTCAGGGTGACCAGCACGGCCTGCGTTACGCCCGCGCCTGTGGCGGTCAGGGCCAGCCAGTCCGGCAGGCCGGGAAAGGGGCCGATGCGCAGCAGCGGCGCGCCGGGCAGCGAAAAGGGCAGGAACAGCCACAGAAAGGCCACGAACACGTTCACGGCGGCCAGCCGCCGCAGCAGGCGGGGCAGGGGCAGGCGGGCCCAGGTGCACAGGGCAGTGCCCAGCAACAGGGCCAAAATAGCCGGGCCGGGCGAGCGCAACAGGGCCACGCACACGGCAACGGCCAGCGCGGCCACCAGCTTGCAGCGCGGGTCTGCCCGGTGCAGGCGCGAGGCGCCCCGGCTGAAGGGTTCGTCCAGCACGAAGCGCCGCTAGCCGTGCGCCGTGGAGGTGAAGACCAGCATCTCGGGCCGCACCCGCGCGATGAAGGACACCACCAGCGCCGTCACCACGCCTTCCGCGATCATGATCGGGATGTGCGCCAGCATCAGCGCCCGTGCGGCGGGGATGAACGCCTCGCCGGACAGCCCCAGGGATACGGCGGTGAGCAGGGCGGATGCGCCCACGGACAGGAAACCGCAG is a window encoding:
- a CDS encoding ABC transporter ATP-binding protein, with product MSTAATPPDNGQPCPTASSHVPSHEHDHDDEHAHESGHGHKNGHGHDHPHPHPDTDAAPPLAAVQDIHFTYPGSADPVLRGASLALRPGRRIGLLGHNGSGKSTLLLLLMGLLRPQSGHVLHHGVPLTREADFAPLRREVGFLFQNSDDQLFCPTVLEDVAFGPLNHGASPAQARHVAEATLERLGFAGFASRVTHRLSGGEKKMIALAAVLAMQPQALLLDEPTNDLDPRTRDRLIAILAAHSPTHLIISHDWDFLAQTCDSFLSVRDGIVRIATHTPHTHVHTHTGGDVHHHHG
- the cbiQ gene encoding cobalt ECF transporter T component CbiQ; this encodes MLDEPFSRGASRLHRADPRCKLVAALAVAVCVALLRSPGPAILALLLGTALCTWARLPLPRLLRRLAAVNVFVAFLWLFLPFSLPGAPLLRIGPFPGLPDWLALTATGAGVTQAVLVTLKSNAIVLAFIALAGTSDITAVGHAVAGLGLPDKLALLLLFTWRQLHVVAQEYHRLRTAAKVRGFIPGTNAHTYRTYANLAGMVLVRSFDRAERVGQAMRLRGFAGRFHMLAEPAGHPGDRPLAAAIILCAVTLLAADILQPLTGLP